In Nocardioides sp. JS614, the sequence ACACGGCGGCGCGGGCGTGGTGGTCGGGCTGGTCGACTCCGGGCTGTGGCCGGACTCCCCCTGTTCTCGCCCATCGCGGGTCTCGGCCGGGCGGCGCGCGGCTTCACCGGCACCTGTGAGACCGGCGACGGCTGGCCGGAGTCCGCCTGCAACCGCAAGGTGCTGGGCGCCCGCTGGTTCGTCGACGGCTTCGGCACCGACCACCTCCGGTCGGCCTCGTCGCTCTCGCCGCTCGACGACGACGGCCACGGCACCCAGGTCGCCTCGATCGTCGCCGGCAACGCCGGCGTCCCGGCGCGGGTCCGCGGCCAGCGCCTGGGCACCTACGCGGGGATCGCGCCGCAGGCCCGGCTCGCGGTCTACAAGGCGTGCTGGTCCGCCCCCGACCCGCGCGACGACGGCTGCGCGACGGCCGACCTGGTCGCCGCGATCGACGCAGCCACCGCCGACGGCGTGGACGTGCTCAACCTCTCGGTCGGTGGCCCGGCGCGGATCGACACCGTCGAGCGTGCGCTGCTGGGCGCCACCGAGGGCGGCGTGGTCGTGGTCGGCGCCGCCGGCAACGCCGCCGGCACCCCCGCGGCGCACCGCGGCCCCTGGGTGACGACGGCCGGCGCGGCGACCGGTCCGGTACGCCGGGGTCGGGTCGTGCTGCCCGGAGGGACGTCGTACGCCGGGGCCATGGCCGCGGCGCGCGTCGTCGGGCCGGCCCGCGCGGTGCGGGCAGCCGACGCCCCGGCGACCGGCTCCGGCCGCGGCGCCGCACGCGTGTGCACCCCCGGCAGCCTGGACGCCGGCCGCGTGGCGGGCCGCATCGTGCTGTGCGAGCGCGGCGTCGTCGGCCGCGTCGACAAGTCCGCCGCCGTCGAGCTGGCCGGCGGGGTCGGCATGGTCCTCGCGAACGTCGCGCCGGGTGACCTCGTGGCCGACTTCCACCGGGTGCCGACCGTCCACGTGGACCGCGCCGCGGGCCGCGCGCTCGCCCAGTGGCTCGCCGGCCACCCGGACGCCCGGATCCGGCTCGAGCCGCGCGGCCTCGTGCGCACCCGGGCTCGCGTCGTCGCGTGGTCGAGTGCCGGTGCCCGGTCGGCGCCGGTCCTCAAGCCGGACCTGGTCGCGACCGGCGTCGGCGTCCTCGGCGCCGTGCCCCCCGACGGGACCGACGCCGGCTGGGACCTGCTCTCCGGGACCTCCGCGGCTGCCGCGATCACCAGCGGCGGCGCCGCCCTGGTGCTCTCCCGGCACGAGGACTGGTCGCCGGCGCGGGTCCGCTCCGCGCTGGCCACGTCCGCGCGACGGCTTCCCGGCGCCCCGGCCCTGCGCGCCGGCGCGGGCCTGGTCGACCCGGCCGCCGCCGTACGTCCCGGGCTCGCCTACGACGTCCCGGTCAACGACTACCGGGCCTGGCTCGACGGCCGCCTGGCGGAGCTGAACACCCCGTCGATCCGGATCGAGGGCGCGGGCAGCGTCGAGCGCACCGTCACCAACGTGACCTCCCGGCGCCTCTACTTCTCCTCGGCCGCCGCCGGGTTCGCCCACCACCAGGTGCGGGTCACACCCGCGGCGCTGCGGCTCGGCCCGGGCGAGAGCGCGACGTTCACCGTGACCGTCGCCCCCGGCGCGCGTCGGGCCGACGACGGCTGGATCACATGGCGCGGCGCGACCGGGACCCGCACCCGGATCCCGGTCCTCGTCAGCCGCTGAGCCAGTCCCCGAGCTCCGCTTCGGCCATCAGCTCACGGGCGTCGGCGGCGCGCTCGTCGGGCACCAGGATCCGCACCTTGATCACCTCGATCAGGCCGTCGAGCACGCTCATGTTCCGGTCGGCCACCTCGTAGGGGATCTCGGCGGACGTCAGCAGCCCCTCGACGACCGAGATCGCCACCGGGTCGTTGGTGCGGACCAGCTCTGCCATGGAGCCTCCAGTGCTCGGGGCTCCAGTGTCTCGCACACCGGGCGGGCGTGGCGCCCAGGGCCGGTTCGGGTCCCGCTGCGGGGCTCACGCGCTGTAGCGCGTCCAGACGGTCTCGAAGTGGCTGTTGTAGGCCGCGAGGGCCGACGCGAACGGGACCTGCACGGTGACCTCGTCGTTGTACCGCGAGACGTCGGACCAGTTCTCCGAGCCGGTCCACACCCCCTTGAACGGCTCCCCGGCCCAGGTCCCGGACAGCGACATCCACTTCTCGTGGGAGAAGACCTCCCATCCCGTCTCGTCGAAGCCCGTGAGCGGGTCGTCGTCGAGGTCGAGGGCGGACCTGCGGATGGCGACGCCCGACCGGTGCAGCACGGCGTGGACCCGGCGCCCGGCCCCGCTGACCAGCACCCGGACCCGGCACCCGGACCGCGACAGCGCCGCGACCTTGCGGGCCAGGAACAGGCCGCGCTCACCCACCCAGCCGTACATCATGATCCGGATCGTCGTGTGGCCTCGATCGCCGTACCCGGCCGGGGCCCGGCAGCCGACCTGGTCGAGGCGCTGGTAGACGTGGTCCTTCGACCCGGTGGCGCGCGGGTCGGATCCGAACTCGACGGCGTACTTGCCGTCCTGGACCGCCACGTAGGGGTCCTTGCGCCACTGGTCCTGCGCCATCTGGGCGAAGATCGTGCTGAAGTCGTCGAACATCCGCTGGTTGCCGAGCACCGTGTAGAGGTCGTTCCAGTGCACGTGGGCGGCGAAGCTCATCAGGTTGTTCGAGCCGAACATGACGACCGGCTTGCCGTTGCCGGACGCGGAGAACAGGTAGAACTTGCTGTGCTGGTTCGACCGGTCGCTGCCCAGCCGACAGGCGCCCTGGCACACCTTGGAGAAGCTCGGCACGGGGTACGGCTGGCGCCGCGGACCGTACTTCCTCGGGTGGCACCGGTCCTTCCACCTCGGCTGCGTCTTCTGGCCGAGGTAGCGCATCATCCGGTGGGCCTCGGCGCCGATCGCGTTGTCGTTGAGCACCAGCTGGACCGACACGCGCCGCTTGCAGGCCCGGATGAGGGCGTCACCGATGTCGCGGCGGTTGTAGGAGTAGACCGCGATCCTGATCACCCCGCCCCGCGGCACGCTGTCGATCGTGTTCCGGACCTTGGCCATGTTGACGTTGCGCGCGGCGTAGTCGCCCTGCGGGTTGTTCCAGGTCGGCCCGGGGCGCGGCGTGAACGAGGTCGCTGCGCCCACCGGACCCGACGACAGGGCTCCGAGCACGACAGCCAGGACAACGACCACGGCAACCCGCTTGAGCACCCGACCCCCTGCTTGCTCCCTGACGACCCCTGGATCGTAGGTGCGCGACGACGGCGCCGCGGGAGAATCGCCGGGGTCCTGGCAACAAGAGCGCCGTCTGTTCCCGGCCGGGCAACCGGTCGTCGTCAGGCCGGAGCGCCTTCCTCACGCACGGAGGCCGAGTCGCTTCGCGCTCTCCTCACGCATCTGCACCTTGCGGATCTTGCCGGTCACCGTCATCGGGAACTCGTCCACCACCAGGACGTAGCGGGGGATCTTGTAGTGCGAGAGCCGTCCGGTGGCGAACGCGCGCACGGCGTCCGCGTCGAGCGGCTCGGCCCCGGCACGCATCCGCACCCAGGCGCACAGCTCCTCGCCGTACCGCTCGTCCGGGACGCCGATCACCTGCACGTCCTCGATGTCGGGGTGCTGGTAGAGGAACTCCTCGATCTCACGCGGGTAGATGTTCTCCCCGCCCCGGATCACCATGTCCGTGATCCGTCCGACGATGTTGCAATAGCCGTCCTCGCGCATCTCGGCGAGGTCGCCGGTGTGCATCCAGCCGTCGGCATCGACCGCCTCGGCGGTCTTCTCGGGATCGTCCCAGTAGCCGAGCATCACCGAGTAGCCGCGGGTGCAGAACTCACCGGTTCGCCCCCGCTCGACGGTCTCGCCGCTCACCGGGTCGACGATCTTGATCTCGACGTACGGGTGCACCCGCCCGATGGTGGCGGTACGCCGCTCCAGGTCGTCGTCGGCACGCGTCTGGCAGGACACCGGGCTGGTCTCGGTCATGCCGTAGGCGATCGCGACCTCGGCCATGTGCATGTCATCGACGCAGCGCTTCATCACCTCGACCGGGCAGATCGAGCCGGCCATGATCCCGGTGCGCAGGCTGGAGAGGTCGTGCTCGGCGAAGGTCGGGTGGTTCTGCATCGCGATGAACATCGTGGGCACGCCGTACACGCCGGTGCAGCGCTCCGCGGCGATCGTGCGCAGGGTGATCTCGGGGTCGAAGCCCGGCGCGGGGATCACCATCGTGGTGCCGTGGCTGGTGCACCCGAGGTTGCCCATCACCATCCCGAAGCAGTGGTAGAAGGGCACCGGGATGCACAGCCGGTCCTCGGGGCCGAGGTGGATCAGCTCGGTGGTGAAGTAGCCGTTGTTGAGGATGTTGCGGTGGCTCAGGGTCGCGCCCTTGGGGTAGCCGGTCGTGCCCGACGTGTACTGGATGTTGATCGGCTCGTCGGGGGCGGTCTGCGCCAGCCGGTCCGCGACGACGCCCTCGGGCAGCGTCCGGCCGGCGTCGACGAGCTGCGCCCAGTCGTCGGTGTCGAGGTAGACGACCCGTTCGAGGGTCGGGGTCTGCGCCGCGGTCTCCTCGACCATCGCGCGGTAGTCACTGGTCTTGAACGTCGACGCGCTGATCAGCAGCCGCAGGCCGCTCTGGTTGACCGCGTAGGAGAACTCGTGCGTGCGGTACGCCGGGTTGACGTTGACCAGGATGATGCCGAGCTTGGCGGTCGCGTACTGGACGACCGTCCACTCCGCGCAGTTGGGCGCCCAGATCCCGACCCGGTCGCCCTTGCCGATCCCGGCGGCCACCAGCCCCCGCGCCAGGTCGTCGACGTCGCGGTCCAGCTCGGCCCAGGTCCAGCGCCGGCCGCTCGCCACCTCGACCAGCGCCTCGCGGTCGGCGTACGCGGTCACCGTCCGCTCGAAGCTCGCGCCGATGGTCTCCTCGAGGAGGGGCGGCTCGAGCTCGCCCTTCGCGTAGGCCTCCATGCCGGCAACCTACGCCCGACCGCGCGCGGCTGTCGTCGGTCGGGCAGGTGTCAGGGGCGCTTCTCGGCCATGGCGACCAGCGTCTCGAGCGCGCGCGGGGTGTCGGCGGTGACCATCGGCCCGACCTCCTCCGCCGCGGGGCCCTCGATGGTGGTGCGTACCGTGATCTCGGAGCCTTCGGCGGTCTCCTTGACCTGGTGGTCGATCCGGACCACCAGGTCGCCCAGGGTCACCCGATCGAGATAGCGCGCGCACGGCTCGACGATCTCGAGGATGAACGGCGCCTCCACGCCGCTGGTGAGCACCAGCGTGCCCGCAGCACCCTCGCCGAAGTGCCCCTCGATGGCGACCTGATCGACCGCCGGGTCCCAGCGATGCCAGCAGCCCACGTTGCTCCAGAGCGCCCAGACGTCGCCGGGAGTCGCGGTCGTGGTCACGGTGTGCTCGTACTCGAAGCTCATGCACAGCAACCTAATACGACCGGGCGCCCGGTGGGCCGGTTCGCAGCCGCCCATCAGCCGCCCGGATGTCGGCCCGGTCACTGGCCGGTCGGTGCCCGAGCCGAGTGCCGGTGATCGAGCCGGTGGAGATCCCCGCCACCCACCCAGGGGCTCACCGCCCTGCCTTCGCTTCCGGGGTCTCGACACGCTCGACCAACCGCGCTCCCCGATGATCGAGCCGGTCGAGAAGCTCGACCAACGGGTCGAACGAGAGCGGGCCCCGCCACGTGGTGGCGGGGCCCGCTGGGGATGGAGCAGATCAGCTGGAGGTGCCGACCCGGACGGTCATCACACCGGTCCTGCTGTTGACCTTGACCACGCGGATCGTGGTGCCGGTCTTGGGCACGTCGACGCTGTACCACTCGGGCTCGTAGAAGCCGGGGTGGTCGCCGGAGCCGTGCTCGTCGCCGCCGAACCACCAATCCAGGGTGTCGTCGAACAACGGCACCGCGGACTGGCTCTTCAGGGTGTAGGCGTGGCCGCGGTAGTGCAGCTTCTGCGACGGGCTCGGGCGCCGCGAGAACGTCGAGTCCGCGGTCAGCACCTTCGGGCGCAGGATCGACCCGTCGAAGGCGTGCTGGAACGTGGGACGCGCGTCCACGGGGAGCACCTCGCCGTGACCGGGGTGGTCGCCGACGTTGTTGTCGGCGTACGAGGTGTCCCAGTAGCTGATCAGCGCACCGGGCTGGTAAGCGAAGAAGTCGACCCAGTCGGGCCGCTTCTCGAAGCCCGCGAAGTTGTAGACGTGCGCGAGCACCCGGTCGCGGCCGACGTACTGCCGGTTGTCCACGAAGTAGGTGTTCAAGAACGCCCGGGTCTCCTCGGAGTGGACCGCCTCGAAGCCGTCCATCACCCAGCCCTCGTCGTCGGTCTCGGCGGTCCCGATCGACGCACCCGCGAGAGTGATGTTGTCGACCTGGAAGCCGGGGTACGCCGCCGCACCGTCGGTCAGGTAGCGCCAGCGCACCGCGTTGGTGCCGTCGGGCACGGTGGCCGTCAGGTCGACCCAGGCGCCGTCGGTGGTGCCGCTGATGCCGGTGCCGTCGGGGTTGAACGAGCCCTGGTCCGGCTCCGTGTAGCTCTCGCTGGTCGGGATCGAGGTCCAGGTCTCACCACCGTCGCTGGACACCTCGAGGAACGCGTAGTCCCAACCGGGCTCGATGTCGTAGCGCACCTTGGCGGTCAGCTCGCCGCCGCCCTCGACCGTGCGGGTCATGGTCTGGTCGAGGTTGTCGCCGCTGCCGCTGAAGTAGAAGCGCTCGCCGCACTCCGCGCAGGGCTCGCCGTACTGGAAGGTGACGTCCTTGTCCGGCAGCAGCACGATCAGGCCGTTGGCCTGCGAGCCGGTCGTCGAGGCGCCCGGACGCAGCCGGAAGGTGCCGGAGTGGCCGGCGTTGATGGTGTCGTAGTCGAGCCAGCCGAGCTGGAACTTCTCCCACGCGCCCATCGGCTGCGGGCGGTCGCCGATGCCGGCGTCCCGCTTCGCGGTGCCGCGGGACTGGGCCATCAGCGACCAGTGCTCGACGCTGTTGCTGGCACCGCCGGTGTTGCCGGAGGTGTCGTACAGGTCGGGGAGCTCGAGGTCGTGGGTGTACTCGTGGGCGAAGACGCTGAGGCCGCCGTTCTCGGGCTGCATCGTGTAGTCGCTGACCCACAGCCCGGTCGGGTTGTCGGGGAAGACCACGCCGCCGTCCGGCGCCGAGCCGTCGCTCTTGCCGCCCTCGCCGACCTGGATGCCGCCGATGGCCGGGCCCGGGCCCTCCCCGAGACCGTGCAGGGCGGCGTTGCCGCGGTGGCTCCAGATCGCGTCCGAGCCGTAGACCGGGTCACCGTCCGCCTCGTCGCCGCCCGCGTGGACGATCTGGAAGTGGTCGAGGTAGCCGTCCGGCTCGCGGAAGTCGCCGTCCCCGTCGAAGTCGTAGCGGTCCTGCACGTCGAAGGTCTTCAGGTAGTCCTGGATCCGCGCCATCGTCCAGCCGGCGTCGAGGCGACCCTGCACCCACTCCGAGAGCGCGTCCCGGATGAGGAAGTTGACGTTGCCGCAGACGATGTACCCGCAGTCCTTGTTGCTGCCGTAGCGGGCCTCGTTGAAGGGGACCTTCACCCAGGCGGTGACGTCACCGTCGATGGAGTACTGGCCGCTGGACTGGTCCTCGAAGAAGTCCCGCATCCGGTTGAAGTACATGTTCTGGAAGTAGGACCTGCTGAAGTCCGCGTTCCAGAGCGTCGAGTTGTCCTTCTTGCGGTTCGGCTTCGGGATCTGGTTGTGCAGCGGGCCGTCGTACCGCTGGGCGCCGGAGTCCGGGTCGTCCTGGTAGGCCTGGTGCCGGCGGTCGCCGAACTCGGCCAGCACGACGAAGATCCGGTCCTTGCCGGTCTGCGCGACCCGGCCGTAGACGCCCTTGCCGAGCTTCTCGGCCTGCCCCTTGCCGCCGGTGCGCAGCCGCTTCTCGAGGGCGGCCTGGGTCCGCTCGTGGTACTTCGTCTTCCAGCCCGGCGTGAGGACGTCCGAGGGGGTGCCCCGATCCGCCTTCGTGGCCCGGTCCGCAGCCGGCGGGGTGGCGCCGGCCTGGGGGGTGGTGGTGAGCGACAGCGCCGTGGCTGCCGCGATCAGTGATGCGGTCGCCGTGGCGGCGACCCGGGTCCTTCGCAAAAGATGCCTCCCGTGATGTCGGGGCGAGATACGCCCGAAAGCCTCCCGAGGTGCGCGACACACGGGTTGCGGTGCCGAGATCACCGACGGGGAGGAGAGCAGTCGACACGCCCGGCGCCAGACGACGGAAGAGGCGCTCGGGTTCGTTATCGGACCGTTATCGAACGGGCGGCCCGGCGTCGGGGCCGGCGTCGCGGTCGACGCGCATCTCCCGGTCGCCGAGGCGGACCAGGTCACCGTCGAGCAGGGTCGTCGACCGGCCGACCGGCAGCTCGCGGGCGGCACCCTGCCGGATCAGGATCGAGCCGTTGGTCGAGCCGCGGTCGGCGATCACGAGGACCCCGTCGGCGTCCACCTCCAGGTGCGCGTGCGTCTTCGACAGCGACATGTCCTCCGAAGGCAGTGCGACCAGGTGGACCACCGGCTCGCCGGCCCGCGGCTCCGGTCGGCGACCGACCAGCGCCGGCCCCTCCAGCACGAGGCTCTCGCCGGAGTCGAAGCCGATCCGCCACCGGCCCGGAGGAGCCGGGTCGGGCACCAGTGGGTGGCCGAGCCGCTGCCGCCCGGGCGGTGCGGCCGGCGGGGGTTGCGCCGGACGTGGGGGTGGCGGGGCGGGAGGGGGTGCGAGCGGTGGCGCCGGGGGTGGTGGGCCGGGTGGTGCGGTCGCGGCGGGGACCGGGACCAGCCGGAGCGCCGTCAGGTTCACGACGTGACGCGGGCCGAGCTCCACGGGCGCGGGCTCGGCCGGCGCTCGCCGTACGTCGACGACCTCGGAGCCGGCGATCCGGTCGTGCCAGGCGCGCCGCCGTCCGCCGGGGTCGGCCACCGCCGTCCAGGCGAGGACGGCGGCACCCAGGCCGAAGGTCGGCAGCGTCGCCAGGCCGAGCACCAGCTGGCGGCGCAGCGCGGCCGCGACGCCGATCGGGGCGCCGTCGTCGGCGCCGACGAGCCCGGTCGTGGTGGCGGCCCGGCCGGGCGAGCTGCCGGTGAGCCCGAGCACGACGGCGAACCCAGCCCCCACGAGCAGCACGCAACCGAGGATCACGAGGACACCCGCGAGCAGGTGACCACGGTCGATCAGGAGGCGGTAGGCGAGGTAGGCCGCGACCGCGTCGAGCGTCCACGCGGCCAGCCGGTCGACGACGAACGCGTAGAACCTCCGGTCCGGGTCGGCCGGCGGTCGGACCGGTACGGCGTGGTCGGTCATGGCGTGAGGACCCGGATGGTCACGCCGTCGCCCAGGTCGATGACCGCGCCGGGGATCAGCTGGACCGGGACCCCCGCGTGCAGGTCCTCCGGGGGCAGGCCGGGCTGGACGAGCAGGGTGCCGTTCGTGGAGCCGAGGTCGGTGACCACGGCCGAGCCGTGGTCGGCGCCTGAGCCGGGCCGGATCTCGAGGTGGGTCGAGGAGACCTCGTGGTGCGGGCTGCGCACGGCGACCAGTCGGGGCTCCTCCGTCAGCGTGTGCCGTCGGGGCTCGGGGGCACGACCGACGAGCACGAGCCGGTCGACATCGACGTGCTCGCCGCCGGAGAACAGCAGCCGGGCGACCGGTCGCGCGGTCACCGGCGGTGCGGGCGGCTGGCCCGGGATCCCCGGTCGGGCCGGGTCCGACGGCCCCGGGTCGGCCTCGCCGGCGCGGGTCAGGCCGTCGTGGTCGGCCCCGAGAAGCGGAGCGGCCGGGCCGGTCGGCCCCGGTGGCACCACCGGCATCGCCTCGGTCAGCGGCCCGTCGTCGAGCATGACGTCGAGCACGACGTCGAGGTCCGGGACCGGGTCGGCGGCCGCGCCCGCGACCGGGACCTCGGGGCGCGCGGCGACCGGCGGCCACTCGGCGACCGCGAGCCGGACCAGCCCGCCGGCGACCGCGAGCTCGTCGGATCCCGCTTCCTCGCCGACCTCGATCCGCACCCGGGTGACGCCGGTCAGGGTCCGCTCCACCCAGGTGGCCGCCGGATCGCCGTCGAGGTGCACGACGTCGTCGGCGGTGGCGAGGTCGACCCGGACGGCCCCGCGCAGCAGCATCCGCGTCCGGTCGCCGGCGCTGTCGACCAGCACGAAGCCCGGCAGGTCCCGCAGGCCGCCGCTGATCAGCGCGTCCAGGGTCTCGTCGAAGCCGGCCCCGTCGTCGACCAGCTCCCACAGCCCGGCGACCCGGGCCTTCTCCGAGGGTGGGAGGACCAGGATCAGGTGGGCACCGAAGACGCCGAACCAGTCGCCGCCCCGGACCGACCAGGTGGCGTGCTCGCTCACGGCCGCGCTCCCAGCTTCTCCTCGAGGCTCGCGCGCTGACGTTCGGAGTCGTAGCCGCTCTCGGGAGCCCACCCCACCACGTCGACGACCACGGCGGTCGCGTTGTCCTCACCTCCGGCCTCGAGGGCGGCCGCGACCAGCCGGTCGGCCGCGTCGCGCGGGTCCGGGCAGGCGCCGAGGATCTCGGCGACGTCGGCGTCACCGACCGGGCCGCTCACCCCGTCCGAGCAGAGCAGCAGCCGTTCGGCGTCCGCGAG encodes:
- a CDS encoding S8 family serine peptidase, giving the protein MAGLPLFSPIAGLGRAARGFTGTCETGDGWPESACNRKVLGARWFVDGFGTDHLRSASSLSPLDDDGHGTQVASIVAGNAGVPARVRGQRLGTYAGIAPQARLAVYKACWSAPDPRDDGCATADLVAAIDAATADGVDVLNLSVGGPARIDTVERALLGATEGGVVVVGAAGNAAGTPAAHRGPWVTTAGAATGPVRRGRVVLPGGTSYAGAMAAARVVGPARAVRAADAPATGSGRGAARVCTPGSLDAGRVAGRIVLCERGVVGRVDKSAAVELAGGVGMVLANVAPGDLVADFHRVPTVHVDRAAGRALAQWLAGHPDARIRLEPRGLVRTRARVVAWSSAGARSAPVLKPDLVATGVGVLGAVPPDGTDAGWDLLSGTSAAAAITSGGAALVLSRHEDWSPARVRSALATSARRLPGAPALRAGAGLVDPAAAVRPGLAYDVPVNDYRAWLDGRLAELNTPSIRIEGAGSVERTVTNVTSRRLYFSSAAAGFAHHQVRVTPAALRLGPGESATFTVTVAPGARRADDGWITWRGATGTRTRIPVLVSR
- a CDS encoding immune inhibitor A domain-containing protein; this encodes MRRTRVAATATASLIAAATALSLTTTPQAGATPPAADRATKADRGTPSDVLTPGWKTKYHERTQAALEKRLRTGGKGQAEKLGKGVYGRVAQTGKDRIFVVLAEFGDRRHQAYQDDPDSGAQRYDGPLHNQIPKPNRKKDNSTLWNADFSRSYFQNMYFNRMRDFFEDQSSGQYSIDGDVTAWVKVPFNEARYGSNKDCGYIVCGNVNFLIRDALSEWVQGRLDAGWTMARIQDYLKTFDVQDRYDFDGDGDFREPDGYLDHFQIVHAGGDEADGDPVYGSDAIWSHRGNAALHGLGEGPGPAIGGIQVGEGGKSDGSAPDGGVVFPDNPTGLWVSDYTMQPENGGLSVFAHEYTHDLELPDLYDTSGNTGGASNSVEHWSLMAQSRGTAKRDAGIGDRPQPMGAWEKFQLGWLDYDTINAGHSGTFRLRPGASTTGSQANGLIVLLPDKDVTFQYGEPCAECGERFYFSGSGDNLDQTMTRTVEGGGELTAKVRYDIEPGWDYAFLEVSSDGGETWTSIPTSESYTEPDQGSFNPDGTGISGTTDGAWVDLTATVPDGTNAVRWRYLTDGAAAYPGFQVDNITLAGASIGTAETDDEGWVMDGFEAVHSEETRAFLNTYFVDNRQYVGRDRVLAHVYNFAGFEKRPDWVDFFAYQPGALISYWDTSYADNNVGDHPGHGEVLPVDARPTFQHAFDGSILRPKVLTADSTFSRRPSPSQKLHYRGHAYTLKSQSAVPLFDDTLDWWFGGDEHGSGDHPGFYEPEWYSVDVPKTGTTIRVVKVNSRTGVMTVRVGTSS
- a CDS encoding RDD family protein; this encodes MTDHAVPVRPPADPDRRFYAFVVDRLAAWTLDAVAAYLAYRLLIDRGHLLAGVLVILGCVLLVGAGFAVVLGLTGSSPGRAATTTGLVGADDGAPIGVAAALRRQLVLGLATLPTFGLGAAVLAWTAVADPGGRRRAWHDRIAGSEVVDVRRAPAEPAPVELGPRHVVNLTALRLVPVPAATAPPGPPPPAPPLAPPPAPPPPRPAQPPPAAPPGRQRLGHPLVPDPAPPGRWRIGFDSGESLVLEGPALVGRRPEPRAGEPVVHLVALPSEDMSLSKTHAHLEVDADGVLVIADRGSTNGSILIRQGAARELPVGRSTTLLDGDLVRLGDREMRVDRDAGPDAGPPVR
- a CDS encoding putative signal transducing protein, which produces MAELVRTNDPVAISVVEGLLTSAEIPYEVADRNMSVLDGLIEVIKVRILVPDERAADARELMAEAELGDWLSG
- a CDS encoding AMP-binding protein; amino-acid sequence: MEAYAKGELEPPLLEETIGASFERTVTAYADREALVEVASGRRWTWAELDRDVDDLARGLVAAGIGKGDRVGIWAPNCAEWTVVQYATAKLGIILVNVNPAYRTHEFSYAVNQSGLRLLISASTFKTSDYRAMVEETAAQTPTLERVVYLDTDDWAQLVDAGRTLPEGVVADRLAQTAPDEPINIQYTSGTTGYPKGATLSHRNILNNGYFTTELIHLGPEDRLCIPVPFYHCFGMVMGNLGCTSHGTTMVIPAPGFDPEITLRTIAAERCTGVYGVPTMFIAMQNHPTFAEHDLSSLRTGIMAGSICPVEVMKRCVDDMHMAEVAIAYGMTETSPVSCQTRADDDLERRTATIGRVHPYVEIKIVDPVSGETVERGRTGEFCTRGYSVMLGYWDDPEKTAEAVDADGWMHTGDLAEMREDGYCNIVGRITDMVIRGGENIYPREIEEFLYQHPDIEDVQVIGVPDERYGEELCAWVRMRAGAEPLDADAVRAFATGRLSHYKIPRYVLVVDEFPMTVTGKIRKVQMREESAKRLGLRA
- a CDS encoding SRPBCC family protein, with amino-acid sequence MSFEYEHTVTTTATPGDVWALWSNVGCWHRWDPAVDQVAIEGHFGEGAAGTLVLTSGVEAPFILEIVEPCARYLDRVTLGDLVVRIDHQVKETAEGSEITVRTTIEGPAAEEVGPMVTADTPRALETLVAMAEKRP
- a CDS encoding FHA domain-containing protein; this encodes MSEHATWSVRGGDWFGVFGAHLILVLPPSEKARVAGLWELVDDGAGFDETLDALISGGLRDLPGFVLVDSAGDRTRMLLRGAVRVDLATADDVVHLDGDPAATWVERTLTGVTRVRIEVGEEAGSDELAVAGGLVRLAVAEWPPVAARPEVPVAGAAADPVPDLDVVLDVMLDDGPLTEAMPVVPPGPTGPAAPLLGADHDGLTRAGEADPGPSDPARPGIPGQPPAPPVTARPVARLLFSGGEHVDVDRLVLVGRAPEPRRHTLTEEPRLVAVRSPHHEVSSTHLEIRPGSGADHGSAVVTDLGSTNGTLLVQPGLPPEDLHAGVPVQLIPGAVIDLGDGVTIRVLTP
- a CDS encoding phospholipase D-like domain-containing protein; protein product: MLKRVAVVVVLAVVLGALSSGPVGAATSFTPRPGPTWNNPQGDYAARNVNMAKVRNTIDSVPRGGVIRIAVYSYNRRDIGDALIRACKRRVSVQLVLNDNAIGAEAHRMMRYLGQKTQPRWKDRCHPRKYGPRRQPYPVPSFSKVCQGACRLGSDRSNQHSKFYLFSASGNGKPVVMFGSNNLMSFAAHVHWNDLYTVLGNQRMFDDFSTIFAQMAQDQWRKDPYVAVQDGKYAVEFGSDPRATGSKDHVYQRLDQVGCRAPAGYGDRGHTTIRIMMYGWVGERGLFLARKVAALSRSGCRVRVLVSGAGRRVHAVLHRSGVAIRRSALDLDDDPLTGFDETGWEVFSHEKWMSLSGTWAGEPFKGVWTGSENWSDVSRYNDEVTVQVPFASALAAYNSHFETVWTRYSA